A part of Myxococcus landrumus genomic DNA contains:
- a CDS encoding nucleoside triphosphate pyrophosphohydrolase family protein: protein MTALNEYQLAALRTASIDNERPLDALGLARDALGLTGEAGECADLVKKHVGHGHALDKEKAAKELGDTLWYVAVIAARLGYTLETVAQMNVDKLRKRYPEGFSSAASIARVDVAPAETADSVDSKPPSYFFGGDAP from the coding sequence GTGACTGCACTGAACGAGTACCAGTTGGCAGCCCTCCGGACGGCGAGCATCGACAACGAAAGGCCGCTCGACGCACTCGGACTCGCTCGGGATGCGCTGGGCCTGACGGGCGAGGCAGGAGAGTGCGCTGACCTGGTTAAGAAACACGTCGGCCACGGGCACGCCCTCGACAAGGAGAAGGCCGCGAAGGAGTTGGGTGACACTCTCTGGTACGTCGCCGTCATCGCGGCGCGTCTTGGGTACACACTCGAGACCGTCGCACAGATGAACGTCGACAAGCTCCGCAAGCGCTACCCCGAGGGTTTCTCCTCGGCGGCGAGTATTGCTCGCGTGGACGTGGCGCCTGCCGAGACAGCGGACTCAGTGGACAGCAAGCCGCCGTCGTACTTCTTCGGAGGGGATGCGCCGTGA
- a CDS encoding SDR family NAD(P)-dependent oxidoreductase: protein MKLVSSSAIVTGAGQGIGLGIASRLMRDGANVLLFGRTREKVEAAAEELNKAAEGRTRAVAFAGDVVRVEDVARAIELATREFGLPGILVNNAGTATLRPVLELPVEEFDQVMAINLKGPFLFTQMLAKALVAAKQPGSIVNISSLNQTSVTDGLAHYCASKAALANFSKVAASELGRHNIRVNVVAPGAIRTPLAEGAGLLKGPMGREFLAHTPLGKPCGEPEDVAKVVSFLCSDLASWMTGDTLAVDGGNHIRGLHSYADTLGLTRAVEPSF, encoded by the coding sequence ATGAAGCTGGTATCGAGCAGTGCCATCGTGACGGGCGCGGGACAGGGCATCGGCTTGGGAATCGCCTCGCGGCTCATGCGGGACGGCGCCAACGTGCTGCTCTTCGGGCGAACGAGGGAGAAGGTGGAGGCGGCCGCCGAGGAGCTCAACAAGGCGGCGGAGGGGCGCACGCGGGCCGTGGCCTTCGCGGGCGACGTGGTCCGGGTGGAGGACGTGGCTCGCGCCATCGAGCTCGCGACGCGTGAGTTCGGCCTCCCGGGCATCCTCGTGAACAACGCCGGGACGGCCACCTTGCGGCCGGTCCTCGAGCTGCCCGTCGAGGAGTTCGACCAGGTCATGGCCATCAACCTCAAGGGGCCTTTCCTGTTCACCCAGATGCTGGCGAAGGCGCTGGTCGCCGCGAAGCAGCCCGGCTCCATCGTCAACATCTCCTCGCTGAACCAGACCTCCGTGACGGACGGGCTCGCCCACTACTGTGCCTCCAAGGCGGCGCTGGCGAACTTCTCGAAGGTGGCGGCCTCGGAGCTGGGGCGGCACAACATCCGGGTGAATGTCGTGGCGCCGGGCGCCATCCGCACGCCGCTGGCCGAAGGGGCCGGTCTCCTCAAGGGCCCCATGGGACGCGAGTTCCTCGCCCACACGCCGCTCGGGAAGCCCTGTGGCGAGCCGGAGGACGTGGCCAAGGTCGTGTCGTTCCTGTGCAGCGACCTGGCGTCTTGGATGACCGGGGATACCCTCGCGGTGGATGGTGGCAATCACATCCGTGGGTTGCACAGCTACGCGGACACCCTGGGCCTCACCCGCGCCGTCGAGCCCTCGTTCTGA
- a CDS encoding reverse transcriptase family protein: protein MALGDSAVSNRQSVASALASAFLAGPWTYEGMVERGAHVVGGRAPWLLAVVRGIRRFFPHPPVARMELLTELLATRPALIKACRNPAVPVHLHRWLIPEPSMGQRPWPVPELSTQAEVARWLGVTDAQLGWLADGSGFERTSRPGQWRRYRYVWIPKRAGGKRLLEQPGVDLGRLQRQVLHGLLDLIPPHDAARGFVRGRGVRDFAEPHVGQAVVVHMDLEDFFHSVRPSKVWGVFRAAGYPDSVTEVLAGLCTNRTPGTVVEEAPRATHLGEQKARWRMTRRLTARHLPQGAPTSPALANLAAYRLDVRLSALAAALGARYTRYADDLAFSGGASLLQRPLRLVRCVAAIVREEGFAIRADKTRVMHQGQQQRLAGVVVNAHPTVPREDYERLKAVLHLCRTRGPTSQNTEGHHDFRAHLLGRIAWVSHLHPSRGARLRATFDRITWD, encoded by the coding sequence ATGGCCCTCGGAGACTCGGCGGTGAGCAACCGCCAGTCCGTGGCGTCGGCGCTCGCCTCCGCGTTCCTCGCGGGCCCCTGGACGTACGAGGGAATGGTCGAGCGCGGAGCCCACGTCGTGGGTGGCCGCGCTCCCTGGCTCCTGGCCGTCGTCCGTGGCATCCGGCGGTTCTTCCCACATCCCCCTGTCGCGCGGATGGAGCTGCTCACGGAGCTGCTCGCGACGCGCCCCGCGCTCATCAAGGCCTGCCGCAACCCCGCGGTGCCGGTGCACCTCCACCGTTGGCTCATCCCCGAGCCCTCCATGGGGCAGCGCCCATGGCCCGTTCCCGAGCTGTCCACCCAGGCGGAGGTGGCGCGGTGGCTCGGCGTGACGGATGCGCAGCTCGGCTGGCTCGCGGATGGTTCGGGCTTCGAGCGCACCTCCAGGCCAGGACAATGGCGGCGCTACCGCTACGTCTGGATTCCGAAGCGCGCGGGCGGAAAGCGGCTGCTGGAGCAACCCGGGGTGGACCTCGGGCGGCTCCAGCGGCAGGTGCTCCATGGCCTCCTGGACCTCATTCCACCTCACGATGCGGCGCGAGGCTTCGTCCGAGGCCGTGGGGTGCGAGACTTCGCCGAACCCCATGTGGGCCAGGCCGTGGTGGTGCACATGGACCTGGAGGACTTCTTCCATTCCGTGCGGCCCTCGAAGGTCTGGGGCGTCTTCCGGGCCGCGGGATATCCGGACAGCGTCACCGAGGTCCTCGCCGGGCTCTGCACCAATCGCACGCCAGGCACGGTGGTGGAGGAGGCGCCTCGCGCCACCCACCTCGGGGAACAGAAGGCCCGCTGGCGGATGACACGCAGGCTCACGGCGCGCCACCTCCCCCAAGGCGCTCCCACGTCACCCGCGCTCGCGAACCTCGCCGCCTATCGGCTGGACGTCCGGCTGAGCGCGCTCGCGGCGGCGCTGGGCGCGCGCTACACACGCTACGCCGATGACCTGGCGTTCTCCGGTGGCGCGTCGCTTCTCCAAAGGCCCCTTCGACTGGTGCGGTGCGTGGCGGCCATCGTCCGGGAGGAAGGCTTCGCGATCCGCGCCGACAAGACGCGCGTCATGCACCAGGGGCAGCAACAGCGGCTCGCGGGGGTCGTCGTGAACGCACACCCCACCGTCCCGCGCGAGGACTACGAGCGCTTGAAGGCCGTGCTGCACTTGTGCCGGACACGAGGGCCCACGAGCCAGAACACCGAGGGCCATCACGACTTCCGGGCCCACCTGCTCGGACGGATTGCCTGGGTGAGCCACCTTCATCCGTCCCGAGGGGCACGGCTGCGCGCGACGTTCGACCGCATCACCTGGGACTGA
- a CDS encoding helix-turn-helix domain-containing protein, with the protein MEFDRPLDGSTEASRARARDERIAKAIRQGVPIDALRERFDCEEPSIRRVAWERGLVIGVVVAEGIGVHAPAGNADTGPAAVVRLPRGSTTSPGQGRMYDMSCSAVLVGARQEAGLAQSDVARHLGTSITRVSAYERGRKLPTHARALQMAALYGVDPAVVLSQWARWRGEVPLYRTAELRRDFIAAALSAQWESLSAETLERIAQAVGV; encoded by the coding sequence ATGGAGTTCGACCGGCCGCTGGACGGCAGCACCGAGGCGAGCCGCGCCCGTGCCCGGGACGAGAGAATCGCCAAGGCGATTCGCCAAGGGGTGCCCATCGACGCCCTCCGCGAGCGGTTTGACTGCGAAGAGCCCAGCATCCGCCGGGTCGCTTGGGAGCGTGGGCTCGTCATTGGCGTCGTCGTCGCGGAAGGCATCGGAGTCCATGCTCCCGCAGGGAACGCAGACACCGGGCCGGCTGCGGTAGTCCGTCTCCCACGGGGCTCGACGACCTCGCCAGGCCAGGGGCGCATGTATGACATGTCCTGCTCTGCCGTATTGGTGGGCGCGCGCCAAGAGGCCGGACTGGCACAGTCGGACGTGGCACGTCACCTCGGCACGTCCATAACACGCGTAAGCGCCTACGAGCGAGGCCGCAAGTTGCCAACCCACGCCAGGGCGTTGCAGATGGCCGCATTGTATGGCGTCGACCCAGCCGTAGTGCTCAGTCAGTGGGCCCGCTGGCGCGGAGAGGTACCCCTGTATCGGACGGCCGAGCTGCGCCGCGACTTCATTGCCGCTGCGCTCTCCGCTCAGTGGGAGTCGCTCAGTGCCGAGACGCTCGAGCGCATTGCGCAGGCGGTGGGCGTGTGA
- a CDS encoding extracellular solute-binding protein: MTWKASLGALALTLVACSESPDPEPTPPRPVRAVLFPYIPDTVGDGFASLKARLEADFEREHSDIDLDIVFDATLDTYDLADDGVLSQLLGTGPAAAQVVEVDTLILGSLASKGWIQPVAPEPDTLHPAAEEAVRISGTGYGVPTYLCTYVVYSRTTNIRSATDGASLVDILRASAPGKRPLAANFSGSWTLPSSYLDAWRDTHPASAIPNALALPLDSAALASFETVVESCASEPGVNPCLDGAYADNTAAEEAFAQEQANGFIGYTERLAPILKSRPGMALPDVISVPLGKGSATTVFVDALVVNANCTGTCAQDARAFTTFLSRPEVRSLIAFSGEGPSGTLPRYLLQANRAFYEREPARSDVMYRKFAPLIDGARPFPSQGFPENRKALQAALLEALRESR; encoded by the coding sequence ATGACCTGGAAAGCCTCACTGGGCGCGCTGGCCCTCACGCTGGTGGCGTGCTCGGAGTCCCCGGACCCGGAACCCACGCCGCCCCGCCCCGTGCGGGCTGTTCTCTTCCCATACATCCCGGACACGGTGGGTGACGGCTTCGCGAGCCTCAAGGCCCGGCTCGAGGCGGACTTCGAGCGGGAGCATTCGGACATCGACCTGGACATCGTGTTCGACGCCACCTTGGACACCTATGACCTGGCGGATGACGGCGTCCTGAGCCAGCTCCTCGGCACGGGCCCCGCGGCGGCGCAGGTGGTGGAGGTGGACACGCTCATCCTCGGCTCGCTCGCGTCGAAGGGTTGGATTCAGCCCGTGGCCCCGGAGCCGGACACGCTCCATCCCGCCGCAGAGGAGGCCGTCCGCATCTCCGGCACGGGCTACGGTGTTCCCACGTATCTGTGCACCTACGTCGTCTATTCGCGGACGACGAACATCCGGTCCGCGACCGATGGCGCGTCGCTGGTGGACATCCTGCGGGCCAGCGCCCCCGGGAAGCGCCCCCTGGCCGCGAACTTCAGCGGAAGCTGGACGCTGCCCTCCTCGTACCTGGATGCCTGGAGGGACACGCACCCCGCAAGCGCGATTCCCAACGCGCTCGCCCTGCCCCTGGACTCCGCGGCGCTGGCCTCCTTCGAGACGGTCGTCGAGAGCTGCGCGAGCGAGCCGGGCGTCAATCCCTGCCTCGACGGCGCCTATGCGGACAACACGGCGGCGGAGGAGGCCTTCGCCCAGGAACAGGCCAACGGCTTCATCGGCTACACGGAGCGACTGGCGCCCATCCTGAAGTCCCGTCCCGGGATGGCGCTGCCAGACGTCATCTCCGTGCCGCTGGGGAAGGGCTCCGCGACCACCGTCTTCGTGGATGCGCTGGTGGTCAACGCGAACTGCACCGGCACGTGCGCGCAGGACGCGCGGGCCTTCACCACGTTCCTCAGCCGCCCCGAGGTGCGAAGCCTCATCGCCTTCAGCGGTGAAGGGCCCTCGGGCACCTTGCCCCGCTACCTCCTCCAGGCCAACCGCGCCTTCTACGAGCGCGAGCCCGCGCGCTCGGACGTCATGTATCGCAAGTTCGCGCCATTGATTGACGGTGCGCGCCCCTTCCCCAGCCAGGGATTCCCGGAGAACCGCAAGGCGCTCCAGGCCGCGCTGCTGGAAGCCTTGCGAGAGTCTCGCTAG
- a CDS encoding COG1470 family protein gives MRHHPPRSTAAPPRPTSWSRAASRLAATGLLLASLNPALAGAPHSERGGLQTTPLADQPSTTAAVLDPLRSLAITDFQTLSVINLRMVMGQLAQQGNHQGFTAEQLFRQLWDTQNPAPGQPDLPNGAHCSDNGGTLNGAPYTCRPNEGADAVLGPVSVLDRYHLIGLFNRFDLAPPDGANCGEYRMVFARLPRDRNLVIFEAVVPNSRTDLGLEGCRPIAQTWASLSTLTDPAARGALVKSFFMDAIGPGQLPVVHVNHYGNNVMREGQIRTNQFIQDREHSPWMLHEFKLRQQCIPGIGCHLRFVPVTVKANPRGDFFNVFNTSPLAVSFREHFITQVASLAVDDINRFNYEVPDLYNAAQSNAEGIFATDNYLNEFFVGPPGNPFANAIAAELQRIGSPLQPEHIVARAQSLSCAGCHNLSGNMDLGGSVGFFPFMRPAFTHNTEEPAPGFPPDDPHFTLSNLLMETFLPFRQQLLGAFLDTPALGAVQHRSDSRNRMVVAGQTFTAEVTVGNTGTTLWRLGNATRGVSLEGAQDLTLSPGDTILLGQKKTFSVTLTAPMTPGTKTYRWRMHRNGVPFGDELTLTVVVKLPAFGAEFVTQSLVPDTVANGESFQFSVRMRNRGTMTWSAQMPVELVSQNPTENQIWGVARIPLQPSQVVAPGEEATFTFTAVAPFLTGSYPFEWRLAQGPLMFGQATTPRTVVVMPPLTCDSCTWGLDCPQTCPPPIE, from the coding sequence ATGCGCCATCACCCACCCCGCTCCACCGCCGCACCTCCGCGCCCCACCTCCTGGTCGCGTGCCGCCTCGCGGCTCGCCGCCACCGGACTGCTCCTCGCGAGCCTGAACCCCGCCCTCGCCGGAGCTCCCCACTCGGAGCGCGGAGGGCTCCAGACCACCCCCCTGGCGGACCAGCCCTCCACCACGGCCGCGGTGCTCGATCCGCTCCGCTCGCTCGCCATCACCGACTTCCAGACCCTCTCCGTCATCAACCTCCGGATGGTGATGGGCCAGCTCGCCCAGCAGGGCAACCACCAAGGCTTCACCGCCGAGCAGCTCTTCCGCCAGCTCTGGGACACCCAGAACCCCGCGCCGGGCCAGCCCGACCTGCCCAACGGCGCGCACTGCAGCGACAACGGAGGCACCCTCAACGGCGCGCCCTACACCTGCCGCCCCAATGAGGGCGCCGACGCCGTCCTGGGCCCCGTGTCCGTCCTGGACCGCTACCACCTCATCGGGCTCTTCAACCGCTTCGACCTCGCCCCACCCGACGGCGCCAACTGCGGCGAATACCGCATGGTCTTCGCTCGCCTGCCAAGAGACCGCAACCTGGTCATCTTCGAGGCCGTCGTCCCCAACTCCCGCACCGACCTGGGCCTGGAAGGCTGCCGTCCCATCGCACAGACCTGGGCCAGCCTCTCCACCCTCACCGACCCCGCCGCCCGCGGCGCACTCGTGAAGTCCTTTTTCATGGATGCCATCGGCCCGGGCCAGCTCCCTGTCGTCCACGTCAATCACTACGGAAACAACGTGATGCGCGAGGGACAGATTCGCACCAACCAGTTCATCCAGGACCGGGAGCACTCGCCTTGGATGCTCCACGAGTTCAAGCTGCGGCAGCAGTGCATCCCGGGCATCGGCTGCCACCTGCGCTTCGTGCCTGTCACCGTCAAGGCCAACCCGCGCGGAGACTTCTTCAACGTCTTCAACACCAGCCCGCTCGCGGTGAGCTTCCGCGAGCACTTCATCACCCAGGTGGCGAGCCTCGCGGTCGATGACATCAACCGCTTCAACTACGAGGTCCCCGACCTCTACAACGCGGCCCAGAGCAACGCGGAGGGCATCTTCGCCACGGACAACTACCTCAACGAGTTCTTCGTCGGCCCGCCCGGCAACCCCTTCGCCAACGCCATCGCCGCGGAGCTCCAGCGCATCGGAAGCCCGCTGCAACCCGAGCACATCGTCGCCCGCGCCCAGTCCCTGTCCTGCGCCGGCTGTCACAACCTCAGCGGCAACATGGACCTGGGTGGCTCCGTCGGCTTCTTCCCCTTCATGCGGCCCGCCTTCACGCACAACACCGAGGAGCCCGCTCCCGGCTTCCCTCCCGATGACCCGCACTTCACGCTCTCCAACCTGCTGATGGAGACCTTCCTCCCGTTCCGCCAGCAGCTCCTGGGCGCCTTCCTCGACACGCCCGCGCTCGGGGCGGTCCAGCATCGCTCCGACTCGCGAAATCGCATGGTGGTCGCCGGGCAGACCTTCACCGCCGAGGTGACCGTCGGCAACACGGGCACCACGCTGTGGCGTCTGGGCAATGCCACGCGCGGCGTCTCGCTCGAGGGTGCGCAGGACCTGACGCTCTCCCCGGGCGACACCATCCTCCTGGGCCAGAAGAAGACCTTCTCCGTCACCCTCACGGCGCCCATGACACCCGGAACCAAGACGTACCGGTGGCGCATGCATCGCAATGGCGTGCCGTTCGGCGACGAGCTGACCCTCACGGTCGTCGTGAAGCTTCCCGCGTTCGGCGCGGAGTTCGTGACGCAGAGCCTGGTCCCCGACACGGTCGCCAACGGCGAGTCCTTCCAGTTCTCCGTCCGCATGAGGAACCGCGGAACCATGACCTGGAGCGCGCAGATGCCCGTGGAGCTGGTCTCTCAAAACCCGACGGAGAATCAAATCTGGGGCGTGGCCCGAATCCCCCTCCAGCCATCGCAGGTCGTCGCGCCAGGCGAAGAGGCCACCTTCACCTTCACCGCCGTCGCCCCGTTCCTGACCGGGAGCTACCCGTTCGAATGGAGGCTCGCCCAGGGGCCCTTGATGTTCGGCCAGGCCACGACGCCTCGGACCGTCGTCGTCATGCCGCCCCTCACTTGCGACAGCTGCACCTGGGGACTCGACTGCCCGCAGACGTGCCCGCCGCCCATCGAATAG
- a CDS encoding DUF7695 domain-containing protein, which yields MNQRILRNSAKCKRCGDEVVHMMAWCSCRKVGVDGGHEYIRRLGKPEDRIETSKVLGAKA from the coding sequence GTGAATCAGCGAATCCTGCGCAACAGCGCCAAGTGCAAGCGGTGTGGTGACGAAGTCGTGCACATGATGGCGTGGTGCTCATGCCGCAAGGTCGGCGTGGATGGCGGCCACGAGTACATCCGGCGTCTGGGTAAGCCGGAAGACCGCATCGAGACGTCGAAGGTGCTGGGAGCGAAGGCATGA
- a CDS encoding DnaB-like helicase C-terminal domain-containing protein yields MGVQGDTGCSMSCATQAEPRDEQTERAVLGCVLHGLHVNETGPLPLEAFAGQPERLTWASMVSLAAEGRAVDHITVATRLKDRGELATVGGPAYLMRLDQVVPLAASNLPSYVARLRDLSARRAMLDEADKARARALDMSLSPARAAVESAQGFAAVRLERPLVRGGRAVLRLAQRWEDFASGKTEPYLTLPYEALNEAPFRGFVPNLNVIAGRSGNFKTGLVTGCITHWVFRQRMCGGVFGLEDGVEWLTDRPTAQHMGIQYGDVGACRLGGNGPSAVAYNEERLQQWMGEMHSAFEERLFIYDVTDTGVDVDTPSISFPDLLAEARRMIHHGARFIVIDHGLRIEYPRSHREQREDQAIGKAMDALANLGMRTNTPIIMLWHLNRSSDDESMPKRSDLKESGYLDAAARVILGLWRQSSRAGHQLVTVVKATKGKEGATAALEIDGGAGLLRLRGGYPVDFEAERQAQQEAKAMSKRARAPLFGGDS; encoded by the coding sequence ATGGGAGTCCAAGGCGACACGGGGTGCAGCATGAGTTGCGCCACCCAAGCAGAGCCACGTGACGAGCAGACGGAGCGTGCCGTGCTGGGCTGCGTCCTCCACGGCCTCCACGTCAACGAGACGGGCCCTCTGCCGCTCGAAGCGTTCGCCGGGCAGCCGGAGCGCCTCACGTGGGCTTCGATGGTCTCCCTGGCCGCAGAGGGCCGTGCCGTCGACCACATCACCGTGGCGACGCGGCTCAAGGACCGGGGGGAGTTGGCCACCGTCGGGGGCCCTGCCTACCTCATGCGACTTGACCAGGTGGTGCCACTCGCCGCCTCCAATCTGCCGTCCTACGTCGCCCGGCTGCGCGACTTGTCTGCGCGCCGCGCGATGCTTGACGAGGCCGACAAGGCCCGGGCCCGGGCACTGGACATGTCCCTCTCTCCGGCTCGAGCTGCCGTGGAGTCAGCGCAGGGCTTTGCGGCTGTGCGGCTGGAGCGCCCTCTCGTGCGTGGTGGCCGAGCCGTCCTCCGGCTGGCACAGCGGTGGGAGGACTTTGCCAGCGGCAAGACGGAGCCGTACCTGACGCTGCCGTATGAGGCACTCAACGAGGCGCCATTCCGAGGATTCGTTCCCAACCTCAACGTCATCGCGGGACGCAGCGGGAACTTCAAAACGGGACTCGTGACTGGTTGCATCACGCACTGGGTGTTTCGCCAGCGAATGTGCGGCGGCGTCTTTGGCCTCGAGGACGGCGTGGAGTGGCTGACGGACAGGCCCACCGCCCAGCACATGGGCATCCAGTACGGGGATGTCGGCGCCTGCCGATTGGGAGGCAATGGGCCGAGTGCGGTGGCCTACAACGAGGAGAGGTTGCAACAGTGGATGGGTGAGATGCATTCCGCTTTCGAGGAGCGGCTGTTCATCTACGACGTCACCGACACGGGCGTGGATGTCGACACCCCGAGCATCTCCTTCCCGGACCTCCTCGCGGAGGCGCGGCGCATGATTCACCATGGAGCTCGCTTCATCGTCATCGACCACGGGCTGCGCATCGAGTACCCGCGTAGCCACCGAGAGCAGCGCGAGGACCAGGCCATCGGCAAGGCCATGGACGCATTGGCCAACCTCGGTATGCGCACCAACACGCCCATCATCATGCTGTGGCACCTCAATCGGAGCAGTGACGACGAGAGCATGCCAAAGCGGAGCGACCTCAAGGAGTCGGGCTACCTCGACGCTGCGGCACGCGTGATTCTTGGCCTGTGGCGGCAGTCGTCGAGAGCCGGGCACCAACTCGTCACCGTGGTTAAAGCAACCAAGGGCAAAGAGGGCGCTACTGCAGCGCTTGAGATTGACGGAGGCGCTGGCCTCCTCCGTCTGCGTGGCGGCTATCCGGTCGACTTCGAGGCGGAGAGGCAGGCGCAGCAGGAGGCAAAGGCGATGAGCAAGCGCGCACGGGCACCACTCTTCGGAGGCGACTCATGA
- a CDS encoding phage terminase large subunit, which produces MTSVAYKAPPTLARFMRSGAFVRCCVGPVGSGKSSAAVVEIVRRAAEQAASPDGVRRTRFAVIRNTYRELKDTTRKTFEQWVPAETGKWHEQDFTFTLDKPLKDGTRLHCEVLFRALDRPEHVKKLLSLELTGAYVNEARQVPKAILDVLCSRVGRYPSKAQGGATWFGVWMDTNPWHTGHWGYKLFSKTRPEGYELYEQPGGRAPDAENLENLPPGYYERQVAGKDSEWIAEYIDSKYPSHDKGSIYGDLLAALEARGSLLDFAHDGSGTFTTWDLGRADSTSIWWWSPRPGGAVDVLEHYRNNGEPLSHYFGVLDERASARGYKYRKHVLPHDARAKTLVTRSSVLEQFLAKYGAGAVTIGPQLSVEDGIAAARALLEGDIRFHVRCDVTPVPGLESGLEALRNYRYAYDERLQTFKREPMHDWASHDADAFRYLATFAQVAAAMSPQEVAKRPADPTAPVEFRLDDLWDTAPSRGSGRSIA; this is translated from the coding sequence GTGACCTCCGTCGCCTACAAGGCCCCGCCGACGCTCGCGCGCTTCATGCGCAGCGGCGCCTTCGTGCGTTGCTGCGTGGGCCCGGTGGGCAGCGGCAAGTCCTCTGCTGCCGTGGTGGAGATTGTGCGGCGCGCGGCGGAGCAGGCGGCGAGTCCGGACGGGGTGCGTCGCACGCGCTTCGCGGTGATTCGCAATACCTACCGCGAGCTCAAGGACACCACGCGCAAGACGTTCGAGCAGTGGGTGCCTGCCGAGACGGGCAAGTGGCATGAGCAGGACTTCACCTTCACCCTCGACAAGCCCCTCAAGGACGGCACGCGACTGCACTGCGAGGTGCTATTCCGCGCGTTGGACAGGCCCGAGCACGTCAAGAAACTCCTCTCCCTGGAACTGACGGGTGCCTACGTCAACGAGGCACGGCAGGTGCCCAAGGCCATCCTCGATGTGCTGTGCAGCCGCGTGGGCCGCTACCCCAGCAAGGCACAGGGCGGCGCCACCTGGTTCGGCGTGTGGATGGACACCAACCCGTGGCACACCGGCCACTGGGGCTACAAGCTTTTCTCCAAGACCCGGCCGGAGGGCTACGAGCTCTATGAGCAGCCTGGTGGGCGGGCCCCCGACGCCGAGAACCTGGAGAACCTCCCGCCTGGGTACTACGAGCGGCAGGTGGCCGGGAAGGACTCGGAGTGGATTGCCGAGTACATCGACAGCAAGTACCCGAGCCACGACAAGGGCAGCATCTACGGCGACCTGCTCGCTGCGCTGGAGGCACGCGGCAGCCTGCTGGACTTCGCCCATGACGGCAGTGGCACCTTCACCACGTGGGACTTGGGCCGGGCCGACAGCACCTCCATTTGGTGGTGGTCGCCGCGCCCGGGTGGCGCTGTCGACGTGCTCGAGCACTACCGCAACAACGGCGAGCCGCTGTCGCACTACTTCGGCGTGCTGGATGAGCGAGCGTCGGCGCGCGGCTACAAGTACCGGAAGCACGTCCTGCCGCATGACGCCCGCGCCAAGACGCTGGTGACGCGCTCCTCGGTGCTGGAGCAATTCCTGGCCAAGTACGGGGCAGGTGCCGTCACCATTGGGCCGCAACTCTCCGTCGAGGACGGCATTGCTGCTGCCCGCGCGCTTCTGGAAGGCGACATCCGCTTCCACGTCCGCTGTGACGTGACTCCCGTGCCGGGCTTGGAGTCGGGCCTGGAGGCACTGCGCAACTACCGCTATGCCTATGACGAGCGGCTCCAGACATTCAAGCGTGAGCCCATGCATGACTGGGCCAGCCATGACGCAGACGCGTTCCGCTACCTCGCCACCTTCGCGCAGGTGGCGGCGGCCATGTCTCCGCAGGAGGTGGCCAAGCGCCCGGCGGACCCAACGGCGCCCGTGGAATTCAGGCTCGACGACTTGTGGGACACCGCGCCTTCGCGTGGCTCCGGAAGGAGTATCGCGTGA
- a CDS encoding alpha/beta fold hydrolase — protein sequence MLYFQEPGVAEAELEADIPRTMRTILAGTPGFDVTAEAVRSRKPGDGFFTGVEPPARLPSWLTEEDLAFFAKEFAHSGFRGGLNRYRNMDRDWADLPELATVKIEQPALFLIGEKDPGRAFTPVDLMKPLVPHLREMRVLPGAGHWIQQERADEVNAALLSFLKSLPA from the coding sequence ATGCTCTACTTCCAGGAGCCCGGGGTGGCGGAGGCGGAGCTGGAGGCGGACATTCCGAGGACGATGCGCACGATTCTCGCGGGCACCCCCGGCTTCGATGTGACGGCGGAGGCGGTGCGTTCACGCAAGCCCGGAGATGGCTTCTTCACGGGCGTCGAGCCGCCGGCGCGGCTGCCCTCGTGGCTCACGGAGGAGGACCTCGCCTTCTTCGCGAAGGAGTTCGCGCACAGCGGCTTTCGGGGTGGGCTCAACCGCTATCGCAACATGGACCGCGACTGGGCGGACCTGCCGGAGCTGGCGACGGTGAAGATTGAGCAGCCCGCGCTCTTCCTCATCGGCGAGAAGGACCCGGGACGCGCCTTCACCCCCGTGGACCTCATGAAGCCCCTGGTCCCCCACCTCCGAGAGATGCGTGTCCTGCCAGGCGCCGGGCACTGGATTCAGCAGGAGCGCGCGGACGAGGTGAACGCCGCGCTCCTGTCGTTCCTGAAGTCGTTGCCCGCCTGA